GGATTTGGCGTAGGCAGTGTACCTTCCATAGCCACATTCAGCCGGGTATTTCAGAAGATAACAACCTTAAATTTGGCAGAAGAACTTTTCCTGGCCTTGGTGAAAGAGTGCCGCGAAAAAGGCGTTATCAGCGGCGAAGTGATTGCTATAGATAGTACGGCTATTAACGCTTACGAACAAAAACAAGCACGCCATAAAAGCAAGAATACAGGCAATGGCGATTGGGGAGCTAAAAAAGACTCCTTTGGCAATACCGTAACCTGGTTTGGCTACAAACTTCATCTGGCTGTGGATACCGAAAGCGAATTGCCTATAGCATTTGAAGTTACTCCTGCTAATGTGAATGATGGTGATCTTGGCCCGGTATTAATAGAAAAAGTTAGTTCATCTGTTCCTGAGAATGAAAAACCCAAGTTTTATGTTATGGACGCAGGCTATGACCAACTAAAGAACTATGAAGCAGCTCACAAAAATTCAGCCCAGGCCATTATTCCCTTAAACCTTCGTAACGAGAAAGAACCCCCTGCTGGAATGACATCCAATGGCACTCCGGTTTGCTCCATGGGTTATGAGATGGTCTACTGGGGAGCAGATAAGAACATTTTAAAATTTCGTTGCCCCCACATTCTCGGCAAGGTAGACTGTCCATTTGGTTCTGCCTGGTGTTCCGCTTCAAATTACGGGCTGGTCAAAAAAGTCAATATTAAAGAAGATCTGCGTCGTTACTCCAGTCCTCATCGAAACACCAGAAAATGGGAAGAGTTGTATGACCAGAGAACAGCCGTCGAGAGAGTAAATTCAAGACTAAAAGTTCATCTTACAGCCAATCGGTTGCATGTTTGGGGAATCAAAAAAGTTAAAACTCATCTGTTGCTAAACATGATTGTTTTATTGGTCGGCGCTTTGGCTTGTAAGCAATCACTACAAAAAGCAGCATAAGGTCTCTTGCTTTTAAGCACTATCGTATTTTTTAGGCAACGCTAAAAATTCTGCCCTTGTCTTCTTTTTTAGTAATTAAGCTGTCAAAAGTGTGGTTTTTTTAAAATTTACCAATTGGATGCTTTGAGTAATCTGTTGATCTTTCAAAAAAACTTATTTTGCAAAATGCTCATCTTTTAACAGTGCACCATATAATTCAGGTCTTCTGTCATTTAAATAAAAGCTATTTGCCATTGAACAACTTTCTTGCCCTCTAATTAGATTAATTTTGCTAGCATCTAATTTTGCCACCAGCATCCCTTCTGTACCGTTAAAATCCTCAGCAATAACTTGTCCCTTAGGGTCAATCACCATAGCACCGCCACAGTAACTGTGTCCCTCTCCATCATCACCCACCAAGTTACAGGCTGCAACAAAAACACAATTATCATAAGCCCTGGCAATAAGATACTTCAGCCAAATATCCCTGCGATCACCCACAATAGATGGTGATGCATGGGGTGCTAAAATAAGTTCTGCGCCTTGCAAGGACAGAATGGTGGTCATTTCAGGAAAATGCAGATCATAGCAAATCTGAATACCAAAGTTTATTTTAGGTGTCTTAATTACTTTAATATCATTACCTGGGGAATAGAAGGGTTGTTCACTTCTGCCCAAATGAGTTTTGCGGTATTTGACAATGTTGCCATCTGCCAGAGCCACCACTTGAGTAATATAAGGTTTGCCATGATCGTTTTTTTCGGCCAATCCAACAATCACTGTAATACTTTTTTCCTTGGCCAGCTGACTCAACTGATCAATAATAACGCTGTTCTCCAGATCAAGGGCCAGATTTGTCATAGGTTGTCTGCTGTAACCCTGCAGGCACATCTCAGGAAAACAAATAATATCTACCTGCTTGGAGGATGCCTCCTGTACATAGTGGGCTATCTTATTTAAATTTTCTTGGATCAGACCTAATCTAGCTTGCATTTGCACCAGGGCAATGGTGATATCTTGCAAAACAAACAACCTCCAAATTTATGCCTGGCATAATTTTACCGCGCTTGCTGCGCGGTAAATGACTTATGCTTTTCCAACGTTTCTTAGTATTTCAGTAATTTGCTGGTATTTATTCATGGTATAAAGGTGAATGCCATCTACGCCGTTGTCCAGTAAATCCTGAACCTGCCGGCTGGCATACTCTATACCTGCCTTCTCCATATCTTCCGGGCTGTCACCATACTTGTCAACCAAAATTAATAACTTAGCAGGCATGGAAGCACCGCAGAGGGTAATCATTCGTTTAATTTGTTTGGCATTGAGTACCGGCATAATACCAGGAGACACCGGGCAATTAATACCGATTCTCCGTGCATTCTCGATAAAGTTATAAAAGATACGATTGTCAAAGTAAATTTGGGTTACCAGAAAATCTACGCCCTGATCTACTTTGTACTTTAACCAATGCATATCTTCACTCAGGCGTTTACAATGAACATGCCCCTCCGGGTAGGCGGCAGCTCCCACAGACATGTTACTACAGTTTTTTATATGCCTGACCAGATCAGAGGCATATTGGAAGTCACAAGCAGAAAAATCGTAGTCCGGTTGATCAGCCGGTGGGTCTCCCCTGAGAGCCAGGACATTCTCAATATTCTCACTCTCCAGATCTTTGAGAATCTTGTCTATCTCAGCGGTGGTGTGACCCACACAGGTTAAATGTGCCAGAGCTTCAACTTTATATTGATTTTTAATACGAGAGGCAATCTCCCTTGTTCTGTCTCTACTACTGCCACCTGCACCATAGGTAACACTAATGAAGTCAGGCTTTAATTTAACCATTTCTTCTAAGGTATTAAATATGGTTTCAATAGGTGTTGTAGTTTTGGGAGGAAATATTTCAAAGGATATAACTGGTTTTTTTTCTTTAAACAATGCAGATATTTTCACGTAATGATCACCTAGCCTTTATTTTCCTGAATGGTTGCCTTTTTATTATT
This region of Desulforamulus ferrireducens genomic DNA includes:
- a CDS encoding transposase; this encodes MELELKERLHLFFSNLSLEPYTVKLRSRLPQGAKGFRRDAILRALLAAPLVGISTFTGLVDRLKSDIRFRYQCGFGVGSVPSIATFSRVFQKITTLNLAEELFLALVKECREKGVISGEVIAIDSTAINAYEQKQARHKSKNTGNGDWGAKKDSFGNTVTWFGYKLHLAVDTESELPIAFEVTPANVNDGDLGPVLIEKVSSSVPENEKPKFYVMDAGYDQLKNYEAAHKNSAQAIIPLNLRNEKEPPAGMTSNGTPVCSMGYEMVYWGADKNILKFRCPHILGKVDCPFGSAWCSASNYGLVKKVNIKEDLRRYSSPHRNTRKWEELYDQRTAVERVNSRLKVHLTANRLHVWGIKKVKTHLLLNMIVLLVGALACKQSLQKAA
- a CDS encoding nitrilase family protein, producing the protein MQDITIALVQMQARLGLIQENLNKIAHYVQEASSKQVDIICFPEMCLQGYSRQPMTNLALDLENSVIIDQLSQLAKEKSITVIVGLAEKNDHGKPYITQVVALADGNIVKYRKTHLGRSEQPFYSPGNDIKVIKTPKINFGIQICYDLHFPEMTTILSLQGAELILAPHASPSIVGDRRDIWLKYLIARAYDNCVFVAACNLVGDDGEGHSYCGGAMVIDPKGQVIAEDFNGTEGMLVAKLDASKINLIRGQESCSMANSFYLNDRRPELYGALLKDEHFAK
- the metF gene encoding methylenetetrahydrofolate reductase [NAD(P)H]; amino-acid sequence: MKISALFKEKKPVISFEIFPPKTTTPIETIFNTLEEMVKLKPDFISVTYGAGGSSRDRTREIASRIKNQYKVEALAHLTCVGHTTAEIDKILKDLESENIENVLALRGDPPADQPDYDFSACDFQYASDLVRHIKNCSNMSVGAAAYPEGHVHCKRLSEDMHWLKYKVDQGVDFLVTQIYFDNRIFYNFIENARRIGINCPVSPGIMPVLNAKQIKRMITLCGASMPAKLLILVDKYGDSPEDMEKAGIEYASRQVQDLLDNGVDGIHLYTMNKYQQITEILRNVGKA